One window from the genome of Lathamus discolor isolate bLatDis1 chromosome 8, bLatDis1.hap1, whole genome shotgun sequence encodes:
- the ST8SIA2 gene encoding alpha-2,8-sialyltransferase 8B: MPLPCRGWTLALLTLLVGFLIFADISEIEEESGSSGGRGTIRSAVNSLHSKSNRAEVVINDSSSPAVVDRSNESIKHNIKPTSSKWRHNQTLSLKIRKQILKFLDAEKDISVLKGTLKPGDIIHYVFDRDSTMNVSQNLYELLPRTSPLKGKQFPTCAIVGNSGVLLSSRCGPEIDAHSFVIRCNLAPVQEYSQDVGMKTDLVTMNPSVIQRAFEDLVNETWREKLLQRLHSLNGSILWIPAFMAKGGKERVEWVNELILKHHINVRTAYPSLRLLHAVRGYWLTNKVHIKRPTTGLLMYTLATRFCNQIYLYGFWPFPLDQNQNPVKYHYYDSLKYGYTSQASPHTMPLEFKALKTLHQQGALKLTVGECDGAT; encoded by the exons GAGTTCTGGAGGCAGAGGTACAATCAGATCAGCTGTGAACAGCTTACATAGCAAATCTAATAG aGCTGAAGTAGTAATAAATGACTCTTCGTCTCCAGCTGTTGTTGACAGAAGTAATGAAAGCATTAAGCACAACATTAAACCAACCTCATCCAAATGGAGACACAACCAGACACTCTCTTTGAAGATCAG GAAACAGATCTTGAAGTTCCTGGATGCAGAGAAGGACATTTCAGTGCTGAAGGGGACGCTGAAGCCGGGGGACATCATCCACTATGTGTTTGACAGGGACAGCACCATGAACGTCTCACAGAACCTGTACGAGCTGCTGCCCCGCACCTCGCCCCTCAAGGGCAAGCAGTTCCCCACCTGCGCCATCGTGGGCAACTCAGGggtcctgctcagcagccgctgTGGGCCCGAGATTGATGCGCACAGCTTCGTGATAAG GTGCAATCTGGCCCCTGTCCAGGAGTACTCGCAGGACGTGGGCATGAAGACGGACCTGGTGACTATGAACCCCTCAGTCATCCAACGCGCCTTCGAGGACCTGGTGAATGAGACTTggagggagaagctgctgcagcgCCTCCACAGCCTCAACGGCAGCATCCTCTGGATCCCGGCGTTCATGGCCAAGGGGGGCAAGGAGCGAGTGGAGTGGGTGAACGAGCTCATCCTGAAGCATCACATCAACGTCAGGACTGCCTACCCCTCGCTGCGCCTGCTGCACGCTGTCCGAGG GTACTGGCTAACCAACAAGGTGCACATCAAGCGACCCACCACCGGCCTCCTCATGTACACCTTAGCCACTCGCTTCTGCAACCAGATCTATCTCTATGGCTTCTGGCCCTTTCCCCTGGACCAGAACCAGAACCCTGTCAAGTACCACTACTACGACAGCCTGAAGTACGGCTATACCTCGCAGGCCAGCCCGCACACCATGCCCTTGGAGTTCAAAGCCTTAAAGACGCTGCACCAGCAGGGAGCCTTGAAGCTGACTGTGGGGGAGTGTGATGGGGCCACGTAG